A window of the Carassius gibelio isolate Cgi1373 ecotype wild population from Czech Republic chromosome B16, carGib1.2-hapl.c, whole genome shotgun sequence genome harbors these coding sequences:
- the LOC127975515 gene encoding G patch domain-containing protein 4, translating to MAEIEQEKSKGLKFAEEQLLRHGWEKGKGLGRSENGISEAIKVKIKCGKGGMGHKEGEQFSFHWWDHVFNKASSGLVVESGQNGAVVKKSDDDNDELISNKKPRKAQQAKSMLYGCFVKSATLLSGEERPEKTSDSDDSSSSSDDEDQKLDLSSTTKLSDADLLKACGGRTAHKGARHGLTMSAKLARLEQQEQEFMNKYGKKNHTAETSTSSTDCLNLEGRPDMNEKTKRKKSKRQEEPSENNIHEDKTTTRILSSNDTEDCKPKKRMVFNGASVNSDMIADTEPKKKKKRNRKEKEAPEDSVNGDCSEAFTHTSEERDTHLPVDERMHKKKKNKKRSKVHETADTDDISGDATDTHNKQPQEDSIEHRQASDSASTKKKKKKKSSAVHYEDVENSSTAMTGTEDTSNEAKIMDTQTEEQENDRKKSKKKRQSKNQEVVENVQFEESVPKKRKK from the exons ATGGCAGAAATTGAACAAGAAAAGAGTAAAGGACTAAAATTCGCCGAGGAGCAGCTTCTGCGACACGGCTGGGAAAAAG GTAAAGGTCTGGGAAGATCGGAGAATGGCATTTCAGAAGCTATTAAAGTCAAAATTAAATGTGGTAAAGGAGGG ATGGGCCATAAGGAAGGTGAGCAGTTCAGTTTCCACTGGTGGGACCATGTTTTTAACAAAGCCTCATCAGGTCTGGTTGTGGAATCAGGGCAG AATGGTGCGGTGGTGAAGAAGTCAGATGACGATAACGATGAATTGATCTCCAACAAGAAGCCACGCAAGGCTCAGCAAGCCAAGTCCATGCTCTATGGATGCTTTGTCAAG TCCGCTACGCTGCTGTCAGGTGAGGAGAGGCCAGAAAAAACCTCTGATTCAGATGACAGCAGCAGCAGTTCTGATGATGAGGACCAGAAACTGGACCTTTCCAGCACGACTAA ACTATCAGATGCAGATCTGCTCAAAGCTTGCGGAGGACGAACAGCGCACAA AGGAGCCAGACATGGACTCACTATGAGTGCCAAACTGGCCCGGCTTGAGCAGCAGGAACAAGAGTTCATGAACAAGTATGGTAAGAAGAACCACACCGCTGAAACATCCACAAGCAGCACGGATTGCCTAAATCTTGAGGGACGTCCAGATATGAATGAGAAAACAAAACGCAAGAAATCAAAAAGGCAGGAGGAACCATCAGAGAATAACATCCATGAAGATAAGACGACAACCCGCATCCTTTCAAGTAATGATACTGAGGACTGCAAACCCAAAAAGAGGATGGTCTTTAATGGTGCTTCCGTGAACAGTGATATGATCGCAGATACAGagccaaagaagaagaaaaagagaaatcgCAAAGAAAAAGAAGCACCTGAGGATAGTGTTAATGGAGACTGCAGCgaggcattcacacacacatcagaggaGCGAGACACACACCTGCCAGTGGATGAACGCAtgcacaagaagaagaaaaataagaaacGGTCTAAGGTGCATGAGACGGCTGACACTGATGACATCAGTGGGGATGCCACGGACACACATAACAAACAGCCACAGGAGGACAGTATTGAGCACCGACAAGCCTCTGACAGTGCCTCcacaaagaaaaagaagaaaaagaaatccTCTGCGGTGCACTACGAAGATGTGGAGAACTCATCTACTGCGATGACAGGAACAGAGGACACTAGCAACGAAGCAAAGATAATGGACACACAAACTGAAGAACAGGAGAACGACAggaagaaaagcaaaaaaaagaggcaaagcAAAAATCAGGAGGTGGTAGAAAATGTGCAGTTTGAGGAGTCTgtgccaaaaaaaagaaaaaaatga
- the nes gene encoding nestin, with protein sequence MELLGARLPFTQFQEEKYQMLELNQRLESYLGRVKLLEEENKLLHEEIHTLKSSREPAGQRKAQEEALSQARRMLEEAWRKKDHVELEVENLMEDIEVVSIQRQKAKNAQAEAQRKLMESRKELEEERRAQIWLREKVGQLEKDLLLQMQVHQENMETMQASLKQTKQVLMAPQHTQTASIPDLGQEYSHRATQAWQEATNNYQRLVGRLEESLNQAKANMTKIHQEKRENQHQVQHLAKELESTKTKRQMLEKNLVQQKEEHKQELQHFQAEVNALEMEKDSLGQQIDSLMVDRQNLLQVKMSLGLEVATYRALLDSEGLRTDRPTTKKTSSAFFLDVLSKPTGTHPASQTTAASCHVSNAVPTSHRSITSSRTLLTSVTPSWTPTRGTPQKTPTRASVTVKAEVHIPEETENAAEKSVDQLQQEKAHVDLALATTLTKTAAEPKPELKPEDIEIHEEDESKQFQEDQVVESETVASASVSVSADQLINLTQTPEIESWAGPFADPAGVSEEGKDEDTEVSVEMARISHAPKVAWEENKTIAEDEKDDASEMDVRSENISESHTDAYGDDENDNDTLKSSHISADTSKLGSSFLEQGTLDLVRDFGYHDDLMRVDEQDNVSNISEEVTEQMDSETEAAIDSINKWDKQEEIEEDNETKVMSPDSKVEAEHEMNINTNNKDKTDENVTEIEEEEIEVIKSDISVQGEGVDHQETLEKTVKPTEPHPYQTVNEEDPLPEESVEEEENQGEDDDSPNISASCRTDPGECDSYSQENTLADTRPLIHYKSDEETDGKVQASHLMGETSDSEEEKERMEGSLWNQSASKRFNTMEDLTEEPDMEVTGEMVTEDVVSKEEALDGDKACLMPQSDSEVHEGLDMVEKESARIELKGNLEDDSDVMTEMRKDEDHDVKVYEQPQLTENQHIHTEQPEDETVHSYESQEQVDMDNPISFPESSQQLKNSFETQSTLSMFQDTAATKEPEDLLEVSMHTNKDLTDSRSLESEINSQPYNMTSDIPNSDQEEGKSSEDESPNASQCFQKTSLLAAAGINEQPLTFTNGVTEADSASDIISLPEEVLSEEKNTEEPKAPQIDDWENSNIWGKSTNAPDAAEITHASSMDENTGISPLNENLENPNKMPSLAENIFGEFEEHLEKTVESFSEKVQTVMDFESSNSGEEEEFKLKEKKGEIHSFFSTSMKEGFWSEGKTEMAATYDPAKTEDLNQTVVFGEEWRDMEGMPTANGNPKEKMGILRGQDEMHKDEQPAQAKMVLSDDSVDEGDSWSSGDE encoded by the exons ATGGAGCTTTTGGGTGCCCGACTGCCCTTCACCCAGTTTCAGGAGGAAAAGTACCAGATGCTGGAGCTGAACCAGCGTCTTGAATCATACTTAGGCCGCGTGAAGCTTCTGGAGGAGGAAAACAAGCTACTGCATGAGGAGATCCACACTCTCAAGAGCAGCAGGGAACCAGCAGGCCAGCGCAAAGCTCAAGAGGAGGCTCTCAGCCAGGCCAGGAGGATGCTGGAGGAGGCCTGGAGGAAGAAAGACCATGTGGAACTGGAAGTCGAGAACTTGATGGAGGATATAGAGGTGGTGAGTATTCAAAGACAGAAGGCAAAGAACGCTCAGGCTGAGGCACAGAGAAAACTCATGGAGAGCAGGAAGGAGCTTGAAGAGGAGCGTAGAGCTCAGATTTGGCTAAGAGAGAAGGTTGGCCAACTTGAGAAAGACCTCCTGCTACAGATGCAAGTCCACCAGGAGAACATGGAAACCATGCAGGCCTCTCTGAAACAGACAAAACAAGTCTTGATGGCCCCACAGCACACTCAGACTGCCAGCATCCCAGACCTGGGACAAGAGTACAGCCACAGAGCAACTCAAGCATGGCAGGAGGCAACCAACAACTATCAGAGACTGGTTGGACGTCTTGAGGAAAGTCTGAACCAGGCCAAAGCTAACATGACAAAGATTCAtcaagaaaagagagaaaaccaGCATCAAGTCCAGCATCTGGCAAAGGAGCTCGAGAGCACTAAGACTAAGAGGCAGATGTTGGAGAAAAACTTAGTGCAGCAGAAAGAAGAGCATAAACAGGAGCTTCAACATTTTCAG GCTGAAGTAAATGCTCTGGAGATGGAGAAGGACAGCCTGGGGCAGCAGATAGACAGCCTAATGGTGGACAGACAAAACTTGCTGCAGGTCAAGATGTCTCTTGGGCTGGAGGTGGCCACATACAG AGCTTTGCTGGACAGCGAGGGGCTGAGAACTGACAgaccaacaacaaaaaagaccAGCTCTGCTTTCTTTTTag ATGTGCTCTCAAAACCCACTGGGACCCACCCAGCCTCACAGACCACTGCTGCTTCCTGCCATGTCAGCAATGCTGTGCCTACAAGTCACAGATCAATCACCTCCTCTCGCACTCTGCTGACTAGTGTGACTCCATCATGGACCCCGACTCGAGGGACTCCACAAAAAACACCAACCAGAGCCTCAGTGACAGTAAAGGCAGAGGTTCATATCCCAGAGGAGACTGAGAACGCCGCTGAGAAGTCTGTGGATCAATTGCAGCAAGAGAAGGCCCATGTAGACCTGGCCCTTGCAACAACTCTTACCAAAACCGCTGCAGAACCAAAACCAGAGCTCAAACCAGAAGATATTGAGATTCATGAGGAGGACGAATCAAAACAGTTCCAGGAAGATCAGGTGGTTGAATCTGAAACTGTTGCATCGGCATCAGTAAGTGTGTCAGCTGACCAACTAATTAACTTGACCCAAACTCCAGAAATAGAAAGCTGGGCTGGTCCATTCGCAGATCCTGCAGGGGTTTCAGAAGAAGGGAAGGATGAGGACACTGAAGTATCTGTTGAAATGGCTCGGATCTCACACGCACCTAAGGTTGCTTGGGAAGAAAATAAAACCATAGCAGAGGACGAAAAAGATGATGCCTCTGAGATGGATGTAAGATCAGAGAACATCAGTGAAAGCCACACAGATGCATATGGAGATGATGAGAATGATAATGATACATTAAAATCTAGCCATATCAGTGCAGACACCAGTAAACTGGGTTCATCGTTCCTCGAGCAAGGAACTTTAGATTTGGTGCGTGATTTTGGCTATCATGACGATTTAATGAGGGTAGATGAACAGGACAATGTCAGCAATATTAGTGAGGAGGTAACAGAGCAAATGGACAGTGAAACTGAGGCAGCGATTGATTCAATCAATAAGTGGGACAAACAGGAAGAAATTGAAGAAGACAATGAAACGAAAGTGATGAGCCCTGACTCTAAGGTGGAAGCAGAGCACGAAATGAACATTAACACTAACAATAAggataaaacagatgaaaatgtgACTGAAATAGAAGAAGAAGAGATAGAAGTGATTAAGAGTGACATTTCTGTGCAGGGTGAAGGTGTAGATCATCAGGAGACTTTAGAGAAAACTGTAAAACCAACTGAACCCCATCCATATCAGACAGTAAATGAGGAAGATCCTTTACCTGAGGAATCTGTGGAAGAAGAAGAGAACCAAGGTGAAGACGATGACTCCCCAAACATATCAGCCTCGTGCAGAACCGATCCTGGCGAGTGTGACAGCTACAGTCAGGAGAACACGCTAGCAGACACTCGGCCCTTGATTCATTATAAGAGTGACGAGGAAACAGATGGGAAAGTGCAAGCCTCGCACCTCATGGGTGAGACCAGTGACAGTGAGGAGGAGAAAGAAAGAATGGAAGGAAGCCTCTGGAATCAGAGTGCCTCCAAACGCTTCAACACCATGGAGGATCTCACAGAAGAACCAGACATGGAGGTCACCGGAGAGATGGTGACAGAAGATGTTGTTTCTAAAGAAGAAGCACTAGATGGTGACAAGGCATGCCTGATGCCTCAAAGTGACTCGGAAGTCCATGAGGGTTTGGACATGGTGGAGAAAGAAAGTGCAAGAATTGAGCTCAAGGGAAACCTGGAAGACGATAGTGATGTTATGACAGAGATGAGGAAAGATGAAGATCATGATGTCAAGGTTTATGAGCAACCACAACTGACTGAGAACCAGCATATACACACCGAACAACCTGAGGATGAAACAGTCCATTCATATGAAAGTCAAGAACAAGTTGATATGGACAATCCGATCTCATTCCCTGAATCATCCCAGCAGCTTAAAAACTCCTTTGAAACTCAATCAACTCTGAGCATGTTCCAAGATACAGCTGCAACCAAAGAACCAGAAGATCTTCTGGAAGTTTCCATGCACACCAACAAGGATCTCACAGACAGTCGCTCTTTGGAGAGTGAAATAAACAGTCAACCATACAACATGACATCAGACATTCCCAACTCAGACCAGGAAGAGGGCAAGAGCTCAGAAGACGAGTCTCCAAATGCCAGCCAGTGCTTTCAGAAAACAAGCCTTTTAGCAGCGGCTGGTATTAATGAGCAGCCATTAACCTTTACTAATGGAGTCACAGAGGCTGATTCTGCGTCTGACATCATCAGTTTGCCTGAAGAAGTGCTCAGCGAGGAGAAGAACACTGAAGAACCTAAAGCCCCTCAGATTGATGACTGGGAGAATTCAAACATCTGGGGCAAAAGCACAAATGCTCCAGATGCAGCTGAGATCACACACGCATCAAGTATGGATGAAAACACAGGCATTTCCCCACTAAACGAGAATTTAGAAAATCCAAATAAAATGCCAAGTTTAGCGGAAAACATCTTTGGAGAATTTGAAGAACATCTCGAAAAGACAGTGGAGAGCTTTTCAGAAAAAGTGCAGACTGTGATGGATTTCGAGAGCAGCAATTCAGGAGAGGAGGAGGAATTTAAGTTAAAGGAAAAGAAAGGTGAGATTCATAGCTTTTTCAGCACTAGCATGAAGGAAGGTTTCTGGAGTGAGGGGAAAACGGAGATGGCAGCTACTTATGACCCCGCCAAGACTGAAGACTTAAACCAGACTGTGGTCTTTGGAGAGGAGTGGAGAGATATGGAGGGAATGCCAACAGCAAATGGAAATCCTAAAGAAAAGATGGGCATCCTCAGAGGCCAGGATGAGATGCATAAAGATGAACAGCCAGCGCAAGCCAAGATGGTGCTATCTGATGACTCTGTTGATGAGGGGGATTCCTGGTCCTCTGGCGATGAATAA